From the Anabaena cylindrica PCC 7122 genome, the window ATAAAACAATTCAGAATTCAGCAACAGTTTATCAAAACTAGAACCCCAATCTAAACCAGCACCAAGATTACCACTTACTTCTTCCTCAACTTGGATACTTTTTCTTAACCATTCTTCCTTCAGAAATAAATCCATCGGGGTTGCTAATTCTTGGTTAGAGGTGAACGAAATATAATTAGATTCTTGCTGACTCATTACTTACCCTCACTGCTTTTGTTATAAGAATGCCATACACCGTACTCAAAATAAACCAAAGTGCTAGTTCCACTAAATACGCATTTACAAAAGTGCTATCCTCACGACGAATCAGCTGAACTTACAGTTGCACTTGTTACTGCTTTTTGGTGAAAATGACTGTGATAACAGACTAAAATAGTATCATTAATAGTTGATAATCCTTACGTGTAATAGACAAGATTTACTACCGCTTCTGTACAACCTGTACCAACTTTATCAGTTCAATTCTATATTTTGACTTCGACTCTGGTTTCTATTATTTGATATTTCCTGTTTATGATTTAGCGATGCCTGGGTTGAGTATAGCGACTTCTCAAAGGATATATTTGCTGATAATCGCTCCCTCTCTAAAATCATCTCTTCTAACTCACTTGCGGCTGCTTCTGACAGTGGAAATATCTCCTCACCCGTATGAATATTCCCTCTACAAATCGTTCGCTTATTCTCATTTCGCACAATAAAATCACCACTACGCTGAACATAAGCCGTCCACTGTCCACCAATTTTGAATTGCTCAATTTCCTTACTTTCAGATTGATTGGTTTGTCGCTGTTCATAGGTAATACCAATCGCTTCTACCAAATTATCAAACATTTCCTGCCGCCAAAATTCCCGGTGAATAGCCCGCAATTCCCCAGCATTATTTAACTTTGGTTCTGATTCCACTAATGTCACCTCTGGTAACTCTATCGAATCAGCATTAACCTTGAGGATAATACTAGAACCTTCCGGTTTCAACGTAGCTGCAAATGTAGTTCCAACAGGCAACTTTGGACTATCAGGTGCAAAAGTTCCTAAATTCTGACCATCAATTTGTAATATTGGTGTCCCGTTATAACGATAAAAATCTGGGTGTGATTCTGGTAATTCAAAAACTCCTACTTCTAGAGTCACACTCCGTTTTCTCCATTGCTGACTGGCAAAGTTTTCATCAGCAAAATCATTGTATTTAATTCCCAACACTTTAATTTCTGCAAACTGAAAATCCTGAAGCTGTTGACATACTTCTTCTGTAAATAAATTATATGCCAAAGCCCCTACACCCGCATCCTGACGTGATGTTGCCCAACTATGATCTACGGGAGCAATAATTCGCAAATCTTTGGGGATATTCAGTTCATCTGAATCGTAAATGTTGTCACCAAATTTAGCTGCTAATTTTTCCGCTACTTTAGGTGATAAATCTTTAAAAGCAAATTCAATCACAGGTAATTGCGGATGAATAGTGGCATCAAATGTAATTCCCTTGTCTTCTAAAGATTCCTTCCATTTAATCGCATCTTTCCCAAACGGAACAGTCAAAACATAAGTATCTTGTGGTAATGCTGCACTAGGCATTTCATAATTATGCTCAAACGAAAACGTAATTTCCATCTGTGCTGCCAACTGTAAACATTCCTTACGATGTCGGTCTAATTCTGGACGGGTGTGTTGGGTGTGCCACAGTGCTGCTGCACCCTCAAATCTATCTTCTGAAGTGGTGAATAACTCATCTATTTCGGCTCTATAACTATCGTAAAGTTTGCCCAATTCTTCATTAAATGCTTCTCTATCATCTCCCACCCGTTCTTTAATTTCATCTCTCGATTGTTGAAACCTGGTTTTTAATTCTTCTGCCCATTCTAAAGCATCTACAGATAAGGTTTCTTTGGGAAACAAATAACGAAATTCATGTCTATCTCTGCTACGGATACGAGTTGGTTCCCACAAGGGATTTACTACTTCTCTGGCAATAACATTTATTGCTCCTGGGGCATCTGCTGGCATAGCAAAGGAACGATAAAGTCGGTCATCTTTTTTAAAATCAAAGAAGTAACTGGGATGGGATTCTGACCATTTTTTAGCATCTGCTAATAAATTCGCACCATCAATTTCTTTGATGTCTTCTAATCTTTCAGCACTTTTGGGTGAATCTACTTCTACTTGCAGTGCCTGAAAAAGACGATTTAGCAGCTTCCTTTGTCGTCTGACAAATCGTTCAGTATTTTCACCTTCACGCGGCGTTGAGGACTGGACACGCCCAATGTTTGTCGCTACTAGACCTACTTTATTTTGACTGCTGGCAGCGGCAATTTGCGATAAATCACGGTATTTTAAATTGCCCTCTTCATCTGTAATTTCCGTATATGCCAACTTCGGACGTTGTTTAACTGGTTTAAAATGTCCGGGTTCACCTGCGCGGAGTGTTTCTTTGGCAATATTCGGCAGTTTATTGGCAGGACTAACCATTAATTGGTCGCCGTCAAAGTCGGCTTGGTGATATTCCTCAGCATCTTTGGGGTGAATCCAAACTACATTGCGAGTTTTCTTTAATTCTGGATCATGGACATTGCTGTAAAGACGAATATTGTCTGAGTTGACAATAGGGTAACGGGTGAGAATCACATCTCCTTCTGGTAGATGGGGGACACAAATTGTCCCTCGTGGTAAAGTGTCGCATGGCATGGCCATACCTGAATTATGGCTGTATCCACTTTTAATCGCTAAGTCACGCCATTGATTGGCTATATAATCAGTAGCAAATTTGCGAAATTTTGGTGTTTCAATTAATTGACCATATTTATCGCTGCGGAGTAGAGAAATCCAGCGAGATTCCTGTACTTGATTGTTAGTATTATCATCTATTCCGTTAACAGTTTCTTCTGTTTGTTCTTGTTGCGATTGTTGTTTATCATATTGTTGAATGATGTATTTTGCCAACATCAAGGGATTACTTTGTAACTTGGCTAATTCCTGAGCTTTTGCCTCAGTTGCTTGACTTAAATCTTGTTGAACTGCTGCTTCTGAGTACCAGATGGTAAACTGCCAACTATTATCGTAACTGGTGGCTTTGGCATTACCACGATTACCTATTACTGCTTGGGGAAGTTGATATTCACCACAAGGGATTAAGTCTTGAAGTTGAGATTTTTTGATGCCTTTAATTGAGGAACGATCTATAATAATATCGTAACCCTCGGCATCTGTTAATTTAGCATCTGGTAAAAAAGTTCCTTTCGCTAAAAAGCTGGTTTTTGGAGTTTGCGAGTTATCAGTTTCAGCCCAACATTTCATCCACGCAAATCGAAATTGCAGTGGACAGTTGCTTTCTCCTCCCAGTTGTTTGGCTAGTCGCGGTGAAATCTTGCCGTGACAGTCTCCGGTTTTGTCATCAGCATATTGTGGGTCTGTAAAATCTACGATTTTGACTCGTAAGTTTGTAAATGTTTCTGAACCTTTGTAGCAATTACTAACTAATAATGAACCATAACGACAAGCGGTATCGGGTTCGGTAGTAAATAACCGATTAATTTTTTTCCGCAGTGCATCATCAGCGAAGTAATAATTATCGCCTGAACTAAAGGCTAATTTACGTTTAATTCCGTCTGTAAATGTTCTTTGTCTTAAATGGTTGGCATCTGGATTTTTACTGTCAATTTTCACCAGGAGGAGAGATGGCAATTCTGATGGTTCAAATATTTGTGCTAATAGGGAATTTTTGATAATTTCTGGTTCAGATAAATATCTGCCCTTGCCATTGTTGTACG encodes:
- a CDS encoding RNA dependent RNA polymerase translates to MDLTTKVIEGSGLSIPIFDGSYNNGKGRYLSEPEIIKNSLLAQIFEPSELPSLLLVKIDSKNPDANHLRQRTFTDGIKRKLAFSSGDNYYFADDALRKKINRLFTTEPDTACRYGSLLVSNCYKGSETFTNLRVKIVDFTDPQYADDKTGDCHGKISPRLAKQLGGESNCPLQFRFAWMKCWAETDNSQTPKTSFLAKGTFLPDAKLTDAEGYDIIIDRSSIKGIKKSQLQDLIPCGEYQLPQAVIGNRGNAKATSYDNSWQFTIWYSEAAVQQDLSQATEAKAQELAKLQSNPLMLAKYIIQQYDKQQSQQEQTEETVNGIDDNTNNQVQESRWISLLRSDKYGQLIETPKFRKFATDYIANQWRDLAIKSGYSHNSGMAMPCDTLPRGTICVPHLPEGDVILTRYPIVNSDNIRLYSNVHDPELKKTRNVVWIHPKDAEEYHQADFDGDQLMVSPANKLPNIAKETLRAGEPGHFKPVKQRPKLAYTEITDEEGNLKYRDLSQIAAASSQNKVGLVATNIGRVQSSTPREGENTERFVRRQRKLLNRLFQALQVEVDSPKSAERLEDIKEIDGANLLADAKKWSESHPSYFFDFKKDDRLYRSFAMPADAPGAINVIAREVVNPLWEPTRIRSRDRHEFRYLFPKETLSVDALEWAEELKTRFQQSRDEIKERVGDDREAFNEELGKLYDSYRAEIDELFTTSEDRFEGAAALWHTQHTRPELDRHRKECLQLAAQMEITFSFEHNYEMPSAALPQDTYVLTVPFGKDAIKWKESLEDKGITFDATIHPQLPVIEFAFKDLSPKVAEKLAAKFGDNIYDSDELNIPKDLRIIAPVDHSWATSRQDAGVGALAYNLFTEEVCQQLQDFQFAEIKVLGIKYNDFADENFASQQWRKRSVTLEVGVFELPESHPDFYRYNGTPILQIDGQNLGTFAPDSPKLPVGTTFAATLKPEGSSIILKVNADSIELPEVTLVESEPKLNNAGELRAIHREFWRQEMFDNLVEAIGITYEQRQTNQSESKEIEQFKIGGQWTAYVQRSGDFIVRNENKRTICRGNIHTGEEIFPLSEAAASELEEMILERERLSANISFEKSLYSTQASLNHKQEISNNRNQSRSQNIELN